Proteins encoded in a region of the Acomys russatus chromosome 14, mAcoRus1.1, whole genome shotgun sequence genome:
- the Mmp8 gene encoding neutrophil collagenase produces MTMFYLIHLKTLPFLFLLHTQLAKSFPVAPEHLEKKNLEIAENYLKRFYHLPSTQFRDAGRSSIMVAEKLKEMQRFFGLAETGEPDSATMEMMAKPRCGVPDSGDFMLTPGNPKWTHTNLTYRIINHPSQLSRDEVRRAIERAFQIWSVASPLTFTEISQQEADINIAFVPRDHGDNSPFDGPNGILAHAFQPGLGIGGDVHFDSEETWTQDIRNYNLVLVAAHEFGHSLGLSHSSDHGALMYPNYAYTEPSTYSLPQDDINGIQTIYGPSNNPIQPTGPSTPTACDPHLRFDAVTTLRGEIYFFKDKYFWRRHPQLREVDLNFISLFWPFLPTGLQAAYEDFDRDLVFLFKGRQYWALSGYDLQQGYPRDISTYGFPRTIQAIDAAVSYKGKTYFFISNQCWRYDNQRGSMDPGYPKSIASTFPGINCRVDAVFLQDSVLLFFSGPQYLAFNLVTHRVTRVARSNVWLNCT; encoded by the exons ATGACCATGTTTTATTTGATTCACTTGAAGACACTTCCATTTCTGTTCTTACTCCACACGCAGCTTGCCAAGTCCTTTCCGGTAGCACCTGAACACCTGGAGAAGAAAAACCTAGAAATTGCTGAG AATTACCTGAAAAGGTTCTACCACTTACCAAGCACACAGTTTCGGGATGCAGGGAGGAGCAGCATAATGGTTGCGGAGAAGCTTAAGGAAATGCAGCGCTTCTTCGGCTTGGCCGAGACAGGGGAGCCAGACTCAGCGACTATGGAGATGATGGCAAAGCCTCGCTGTGGAGTACCCGACTCCGGTGACTTCATGCTAACCCCGGGAAACCCTAAGTGGACACACACTAACCTGACCTACAG gaTTATAAACCATCCCTCACAGCTGTCGAGGGATGAAGTGAGAAGAGCAATTGAGAGAGCCTTTCAAATCTGGAGTGTGGCATCACCTTTGACCTTCACCGAGATCTCACAGCAAGAAGCAGATATCAACATTGCTTTCGTCCCAAGAG ACCACGGCGACAACTCTCCATTTGATGGGCCCAATGGGATCCTTGCCCACGCCTTTCAGCCAGGCCTGGGCATTGGGGGTGATGTTCATTTCGATTCAGAAGAAACATGGACTCAAGATATCAGAA ATTACAACCTGGTTCTTGTGGCAGCTCATGAATTTGGACATTCCTTGGGACTCTCTCACTCCTCTGATCACGGTGCCTTGATGTACCCAAACTATGCATACACAGAGCCCAGCACCTACTCACTACCTCAGGATGATATCAATGGCATTCAGACAATCTATG GACCATCAAACAACCCGATCCAACCTACCGGGCCCAGCACCCCGACAGCCTGTGACCCCCACCTGAGATTCGATGCTGTCACCACACTCCGTGGGGAGATTTACTTCTTTAAAGACAA GTACTTCTGGAGACGGCATCCTCAGCTGAGAGAAGTTGACCTCAATTTCATCTCTCTGTTCTGGCCTTTCCTGCCCACTGGCCTTCAGGCTGCTTACGAGGATTTTGACAGAGACCTGGTTTTCCTATTTAAAG GCAGACAGTACTGGGCTCTAAGTGGCTATGACCTTCAGCAAGGTTACCCCAGGGACATATCCACCTATGGATTCCCACGCACTATCCAAGCCATTGATGCAGCTGTTTCCTACAAAGGGAAGACCTACTTCTTCATAAGCAACCAATGCTGGAG ATATGACAACCAAAGAGGATCCATGGACCCAGGCTATCCCAAAAGCATAGCAAGCACATTCCCAGGAATAAACTGTAGAGTGGATGCTGTTTTCCTGCAGGATT ccgtcctcctcttcttcagtggACCGCAATACCTTGCATTTAATCTTGTCACTCACAGAGTCACTAGAGTTGCAAGAAGCAACGTATGGCTTAACTGCACATAG